The sequence below is a genomic window from Tautonia rosea.
ATCGGCAGGCCTGTGGAATTGGAGCCCGGACCGCCGGTACAATGTGGCCCCGGCGACCGAGGCCGGCGAGGCGACGAGCCGGGCGCGGGGTCCGGAGGAGGGCCGGTGACGGCAAGGTAAGTCGTCCGACAGAGACAGCACCGCGGGGCGTTTCGTCATGGCTTCGTTCTTCCTCGACGTCGCCCGATTCGATTCCATCTCGATCGGCATCTTCTTCGTCGCCGTGGCCTGCCTGGCCGTAGCGATGATCTGGCTGACGGTCCTGTTCGTGATCGCTATTGTGAAGGGTTGGAATCGCATCCGGTGGCCGCTCGGGCTGCTGCTGATCGGCCTGATCATCGGGGCGATCCCCCTGGCCTGGACCGGGGTCCGAGCGCAGATCGACCTGGGGCCCCTCGATCGGCAGGTCGACGGCGAGCGGCACCTGACCCTCACCGGCTGGGACCGCCCGGCCAGCGATTATGCGGCGGCGCTGGCGACCCGACGCAACGCGGTTGTCCTTCAAATGGCCAACCCCGATGTGACGGACGAGGTCGTCGCCGGCATCGACGGCATGGACAACCTGCGCGAGCTGGACCTCAATGACTCGGCCGTGACCGACGAGGCGTTGGCGACAATCGCGGCGCGCCCCGCCCTGGAGGCCCTCAGGATGGCGCGCACCCAGATCACCGACGCGGGGTTCCGCGAGCATCTGGCAGACAAGGAGTCGATCGACAACCTCGACGTCCGGGGCACCGCCGTCTCGCCCGAGACGCTCACCGCCTGGGTCGCGGCCAAGCCCGGTCGCCGCGCCTTGCCAAGGCCCCCGGCCCCCTCCCCGTCCGACCCGGCCCCCGAGGGGGACGCCGTCGCCGTTGGAGAATCCTCCCAGGACGACCGACCCGACACGGAATCGGAGCCGAGCCCCCCATGAGCACCTCCCCGATGAGGCTCGACCCCAGCAGGTCGGGCGACGATCACAACGCCCTCTATCTGGCCCGCGCCTGCGAACTCGCCTACCTGCCCGAGGCCAGGGCTAAGCCCCTCTTCCGCGACGAGCTGGGCCTTGAGGCCACGCTCATCAGCGTCGACAACACGCAGGCCTACGTCGGCTCGGGTGCGTCGGAGCTGGTCGTCACCTTCCGAGGGTCCGAGGCCCCCACCAGCCTCGACGGCTTCAAGGACTGGCTGCTGACCAACGCGAACAACTTCCTGGTCCTCCCCGAAGGCCGCATCGGCACCGACTTCGCCGCCGCAGGCGTCGGGGCGCGGTTCCATCGCGGCTTCATGGAAGCCCTGGCCGAGATCTGGGACCCACTGCTCACGGCGGTCGAGGCCGAGTTCAAGCGATCTGCCCGGCCCTTGTGGGTCACCGGCCACAGCCTGGGCGGCTCGCTCGCCCTGCTCGCCGCCTGGCGGTTCCAGCAACACTTCCTGGACGTCCACCAGGTCGTCACCTTCGGTGCGCCGATGGTCGGCAACAAGGAGGCGGCCGACGCCTTCCACCGCGAGTTCCCGGGCAAGATCTACCGCTACATCGACGACCCCGACCCCGTGCCCCTGCTCCCGGCGATCAGCCTGATCGCCAACCTCTACATCCACTGCCTCGACGAGGTTCGCCTAGGCGGCCAGTCGTCGGGCGCGACCCTCTCGGCCATGCAGCAGCTCGGCGGCAAGGCAGCCAAGACCAGCCTCGACGCCACCGCGATCGACGAGGTCTGGGGCTTCCTGCTCAATCGGATCGCCGCGCACGACATCGCCAACTATCAAAAGCTCATCGTCG
It includes:
- a CDS encoding lipase family protein encodes the protein MSTSPMRLDPSRSGDDHNALYLARACELAYLPEARAKPLFRDELGLEATLISVDNTQAYVGSGASELVVTFRGSEAPTSLDGFKDWLLTNANNFLVLPEGRIGTDFAAAGVGARFHRGFMEALAEIWDPLLTAVEAEFKRSARPLWVTGHSLGGSLALLAAWRFQQHFLDVHQVVTFGAPMVGNKEAADAFHREFPGKIYRYIDDPDPVPLLPAISLIANLYIHCLDEVRLGGQSSGATLSAMQQLGGKAAKTSLDATAIDEVWGFLLNRIAAHDIANYQKLIVERFGS